From the genome of Vulpes lagopus strain Blue_001 chromosome 2, ASM1834538v1, whole genome shotgun sequence, one region includes:
- the HPS6 gene encoding Hermansky-Pudlak syndrome 6 protein, with product MKRMGTLRLLSDLSHFSGAARLRELLAGDPAVRVRCSPDGRHLLLLRPPGAPSPQLLVAVRGPGAELERAWPAGHPSPLDAFFLPWPTRPALVLVWESGLAEVWGAGVGPGWRLLRSTELCPGGGARVVAVAAPGGRLVWCEERQAGAEGWLGPPAAFSHCVCVRTLEPSGEAGTNLGRTHILLHHCPSFGLLASRKDLFLVPTTATWPGVGHILLIWRPGKGKVMVAAPCLGLSHSKSLHPGQGDTWDFRALLRGLPGLLSPMKPLTVHTWAPTPQGLLLLDFKGTVSLVQSHGGTRAVGTLQEAPVGLAGSAALGTFHGTLACVLGSTLELLDMGSGQLLERKVLSTDRVHLLAPPVPGMEDEEELETRGGLRLLSALGLFRVGWEAPQGLEVPSAEDLVFEEACEYYQRRSLRGAQLTPEELRHNSIFRAPQALASILQGHVSPSTLLTTLRAELRDYRALDQLKAHLVAGDDEEAGWTELAELEVARLLRTELVGDQLAQLNTVFQALPTAAWGAILRALQLQLDGKGRLKSHAPPDVWKKVLGGTSAGKEPPNGILPLFELLCQCLCRLEPGWLPPFVELAQQQGGPGWGSGGPGLPLYRRALAVLGEEGTRPEALELELLLGSGRPKAVLQAVGQLVQKEQWERALEAGLALSPSSTLLRSEIFKLLLAEFARHRRLDAYLPLLCRLCPPDLAPAELLLLLRTHLPDESEPPTPFPEPGTEPPLTVGLLKALLERTGAQGRPSGPVLSLYEDILWDPGTPPPTPPRGPVTTLQASDHPGLEAWASPGQGFCVTDTG from the coding sequence ATGAAGCGTATGGGCACCCTGCGCCTGCTTTCGGACCTCAGCCACTTTAGCGGCGCGGCCCGGCTCCGGGAGCTGCTGGCCGGGGACCCGGCCGTTAGAGTCCGCTGCAGCCCAGACGGCCGCCACCTGCTGCTCCTGCGCCCCCCGGGGGCGCCGAGCCCGCAGCTGCTGGTCGCTGTGCGTGGCCCGGGCGCGGAGCTGGAGCGTGCCTGGCCAGCTGGCCACCCCTCCCCGCTAGACGCCTTCTTCCTGCCGTGGCCGACGCGCCCGGCGCTGGTCCTGGTGTGGGAGAGTGGCCTAGCCGAGGTGTGGGGCGCGGGAGTGGGGCCTGGCTGGCGGCTGCTGCGGAGCACCGAGCTGTGTCCCGGCGGTGGAGCCCGCGTGGTGGCCGTGGCGGCGCCTGGAGGCCGCCTGGTGTGGTGCGAGGAGCGTCAGGCGGGCGCAGAGGGCTGGCTGGGGCCGCCTGCTGCTTTCAGCCACTGCGTGTGCGTCCGAACCCTGGAGCCCAGCGGGGAGGCCGGCACCAACCTGGGCCGCACACACATCCTGCTGCACCACTGCCCCTCTTTCGGGCTGCTGGCCTCCCGCAAGGACCTCTTCCTCGTGCCCACTACCGCTACCTGGCCTGGCGTGGGTCACATTCTGCTCATCTGGAGGCCAGGCAAGGGCAAGGTGATGGTGGCTGCCCCATGTCTTGGCCTCTCTCACAGTAAGAGCCTGCATCCAGGACAAGGGGACACATGGGACTTCCGGGCACTGCTCCGAGGCCTTCCTGGGTTGCTGTCCCCCATGAAGCCATTGACTGTACATACCTGGGCCCCAACTCCCCAGGGCCTGCTGTTGCTTGACTTCAAGGGCACTGTGAGCCTAGTGCAGTCCCATGGTGGTACTCGGGCTGTGGGCACACTGCAGGAGGCACCTGTCGGCCTGGCAGGGTCTGCAGCACTGGGAACATTTCATGGTACTCTGGCCTGTGTGCTGGGCTCCACGTTGGAACTGCTTGACATGGGCAGCGGGCAGCTGCTGGAGAGAAAGGTCCTAAGTACAGACCGAGTCCATTTACTGGCACCCCCAGTCCCTGGCATGGAGGATGAAGAAGAGCTGGAGACCCGAGGGGGTCTTCGTTTGCTTTCAGCTTTGGGTCTGTTTCGAGTAGGCTGGGAAGCCCCACAGGGCCTTGAGGTGCCTTCAGCTGAAGACCTGGTGTTTGAGGAGGCCTGTGAGTACTACCAGCGACGGAGCCTGCGGGGTGCTCAGCTCACCCCAGAGGAACTGAGACACAACAGCATATTCCGGGCACCTCAGGCCCTGGCCTCCATTCTCCAGGGACATGTGTCTCCATCTACACTATTGACCACACTGAGGGCTGAGCTTCGAGATTACCGGGCCTTAGATCAGCTCAAAGCCCACCTGGTGGCTGGGGACGATGAGGAAGCTGGCTGGACTGAGCTGGCCGAGCTCGAAGTGGCTCGCCTACTGAGGACTGAATTGGTAGGAGACCAGCTGGCCCAGCTCAACACTGTTTTCCAAGCTCTTCCTACAGCAGCCTGGGGTGCCATCCTCAGGGCCCTGCAGCTCCAGCTAGATGGGAAAGGCAGGCTGAAGTCCCATGCTCCTCCTGATGTGTGGAAGAAGGTACTAGGAGGTACTTCAGCTGGAAAGGAACCTCCCAATGGGATACTGCCCCTCTTTGAACTTCTGTGTCAATGCCTCTGCCGGCTGGAGCCAGGATGGCTGCCACCCTTTGTGGAGCTGGCACAACAGCAGGGTGGTCCAGGCTGGGGGTCAGGgggcccggggctgcccctgtatcGACGAGCCCTGGCAGTACTAGGTGAGGAGGGGACCAGGCCTGAGGCACTGGAGCTGGAGCTGCTCTTGGGCAGTGGGCGGCCCAAAGCTGTGCTCCAAGCTGTGGGGCAGCTGGTGCAAAAGGAGCAGTGGGAGCGGGCTCTAGAAGCAGGCCTGGCCCTCAGCCCCTCCAGCACCCTGCTTCGAAGTGAGATCTTCAAACTGCTGTTGGCTGAATTTGCCCGGCATCGCCGACTTGATGCTTACCTCCCCCTCCTTTGCCGCCTGTGCCCACCAGACCTAGCTCCAGCTGAGCTCCTGCTTCTGCTACGGACACACCTCCCAGATGAGTCAGAGCCGCCTACCCCATTTCCTGAGCCTGGAACCGAGCCCCCTCTCACTGTGGGCTTGCTCAAAGCCCTGCTGGAGCGGACTGGAGCTCAAGGACGGCCCTCGGGCCCAGTTCTAAGCCTATATGAGGACATCCTATGGGACCCAGgcactccaccccccaccccacctcgaGGACCTGTGACTACCCTCCAGGCCTCAGACCACCCAGGCTTAGAGGCCTGGGCATCACCTGGACAGGGCTTCTGTGTGACTGACACAGGCTAA